One part of the Arthrobacter tumbae genome encodes these proteins:
- a CDS encoding helix-turn-helix domain-containing protein, whose amino-acid sequence MAWSTRQLAELAGTTVKAVRHYHELGLLDEPPRKSNGYKQYGVAELVRLLQIKRLVDLGVPLAQVASVGRADEQPDEALRVIDAELAATVERLQRVRAELAVILRHRAPIDLPAAFSTVAEGLSSQDRSMLMIYSRVFDKTWLDELRNLMLNEPRTSVDAEFDALPADADRATRRRLAEQLAEAIRRQYEIYPALTDLQSHTSRGAETAESAVTLALQELYNPAQLEVIYRADLIARDATDDRFDALDSHGD is encoded by the coding sequence GTGGCTTGGAGCACCCGCCAACTGGCGGAACTTGCGGGAACCACGGTCAAGGCCGTTCGCCATTACCACGAGCTCGGTCTTCTTGATGAGCCGCCGCGGAAGTCCAACGGCTACAAGCAGTACGGCGTTGCGGAACTGGTGCGGCTGCTGCAGATCAAGCGGCTGGTGGACCTCGGGGTGCCGCTGGCGCAGGTCGCCTCGGTGGGCCGGGCCGACGAGCAGCCCGATGAAGCCCTGCGCGTGATCGACGCGGAGCTGGCTGCAACCGTCGAACGGCTGCAGCGGGTGCGTGCAGAACTCGCCGTTATTCTGCGCCACCGGGCACCCATCGATCTCCCCGCAGCTTTCAGCACGGTGGCAGAAGGACTCTCGTCTCAGGACCGGTCGATGCTGATGATCTACTCGCGGGTGTTCGACAAGACCTGGCTGGACGAGCTCCGGAACCTGATGCTGAATGAGCCGCGCACCAGCGTGGATGCGGAGTTTGACGCGTTGCCCGCTGACGCGGACCGGGCGACCCGCCGGCGCCTGGCCGAGCAATTGGCGGAGGCCATCCGTCGACAGTATGAGATCTACCCCGCCCTGACTGATCTTCAATCCCACACCTCACGTGGAGCTGAAACAGCGGAGAGTGCCGTGACCCTCGCCCTGCAGGAGCTCTACAACCCAGCCCAGCTGGAGGTGATCTACCGGGCCGACCTTATTGCCCGGGATGCCACGGATGACCGTTTCGACGCCCTCGACTCCCACGGTGACTGA
- the acs gene encoding acetate--CoA ligase: MGISAVERPPQADLRTEEERIAFWEEQARRLSWSSEWHTAHTFEPARPQPDGELSVPRIEWFAGGTLNAAYNCVDRHVAAGLGNKPALFFEGEPGDRRTVTYAELQDEVCRAANALTALGIGKGDRVVIYLPVLVETVVVTLACARIGAVHSLVFGGFSAEALRFRVEDTGAKLLVTTDGQYRRGTAVPVKDTVDVAVDGDNAIEHVLVIRRTGSEIEWHEGRDVWWHDAVAAASSVHEAQAFDAETPLFIMYTSGTTGKPKGLVHTTGGYLTQASWSYEFLFSDPDPAKRGDDVHWCTADLAWVTAHTYEIYGPLSNGATQVIFEGTPNTPHPGRHFEIIERYGVTSYYTAPTLIRSLMGWFPDGVPSSYDRSSIKVLGTVGEATNPEAWRWFRENVGSGTAPVVDTWWQSETGATVLSPRPTDASFKPGCASRALPGVSTRIVNDDGGPVSPGEQGLIVVDRHGPAMARTVWGNPQRYLDSYWRKFAAQGWFLAGDGARYDDGGDTWILGRVDDVINVSGHRLSTIEIESALVSHPRVVEAGVCPVADAVTGHAIAAFVVVHGGVGTPAFEQELRNHVAKAIGPIAKPRAVVVVSDVPKTRSGKIMRRLLTQLYEGTPLGDTTSLQNEGCVPRIADVLAARN, encoded by the coding sequence ATGGGCATAAGTGCCGTAGAACGCCCACCTCAAGCGGATCTTCGCACCGAGGAAGAGCGAATCGCTTTCTGGGAAGAACAGGCTCGCAGGCTCAGCTGGTCCTCAGAGTGGCATACGGCGCACACGTTTGAACCGGCACGGCCTCAACCCGACGGCGAGCTGTCGGTGCCGCGCATTGAGTGGTTCGCGGGCGGCACGCTGAATGCCGCGTACAACTGCGTGGACCGGCACGTCGCTGCAGGGTTGGGCAACAAACCCGCCCTGTTCTTCGAGGGCGAGCCCGGAGACCGGCGCACGGTCACCTACGCCGAGCTCCAGGACGAGGTCTGCCGGGCCGCTAACGCACTGACCGCCCTGGGAATCGGCAAGGGCGACCGCGTGGTCATCTACCTGCCCGTGCTGGTGGAGACCGTCGTCGTGACCCTGGCCTGCGCGCGGATCGGCGCTGTCCACTCGCTCGTCTTCGGCGGGTTCTCCGCCGAGGCGCTGCGGTTCCGGGTCGAGGACACGGGTGCCAAGCTGCTGGTGACCACCGACGGGCAGTACCGGCGCGGCACTGCGGTGCCGGTGAAGGACACCGTTGACGTCGCCGTCGATGGTGACAACGCGATCGAGCATGTGCTGGTGATCCGACGGACGGGCAGCGAGATTGAATGGCACGAGGGCCGCGACGTGTGGTGGCACGACGCCGTCGCCGCCGCCTCCTCCGTGCACGAGGCACAGGCGTTCGACGCCGAGACGCCGCTGTTCATCATGTACACCTCCGGCACCACGGGGAAGCCCAAGGGCCTGGTGCACACCACTGGCGGCTACCTGACGCAGGCGTCGTGGAGTTACGAGTTTCTCTTCAGTGACCCGGATCCGGCCAAACGAGGCGACGACGTCCACTGGTGCACCGCGGACCTCGCCTGGGTCACCGCCCACACCTACGAGATCTACGGTCCGCTATCGAACGGCGCCACCCAGGTGATCTTCGAGGGCACACCGAACACCCCGCATCCCGGGCGGCACTTCGAAATCATCGAGCGTTACGGCGTGACCAGTTACTACACGGCGCCCACGCTGATCCGCTCGCTGATGGGCTGGTTTCCCGACGGCGTTCCCTCCTCCTACGACCGCTCGTCCATCAAGGTCCTCGGCACGGTCGGCGAGGCCACTAATCCTGAGGCGTGGCGCTGGTTCCGCGAGAACGTCGGCTCCGGCACCGCGCCCGTCGTGGATACCTGGTGGCAGTCGGAAACCGGCGCGACCGTCCTCAGTCCACGCCCAACCGACGCCTCCTTCAAGCCGGGCTGCGCCTCTCGCGCCCTGCCCGGTGTGAGCACGCGCATCGTGAACGACGACGGCGGGCCAGTCAGTCCCGGCGAGCAGGGCCTGATCGTGGTGGACCGCCACGGTCCGGCGATGGCCCGGACGGTGTGGGGTAACCCGCAGCGCTACCTCGATTCCTACTGGCGCAAGTTCGCTGCGCAGGGCTGGTTCCTTGCCGGTGACGGCGCCAGATACGACGACGGCGGCGACACCTGGATCCTCGGCCGTGTGGACGACGTCATCAATGTCTCGGGCCATCGGCTCTCCACGATCGAGATTGAATCGGCGCTGGTGTCGCATCCGCGGGTAGTCGAGGCGGGCGTTTGCCCGGTGGCTGATGCGGTGACGGGGCATGCGATCGCTGCGTTCGTCGTCGTGCATGGCGGTGTCGGCACTCCGGCGTTCGAGCAGGAATTGAGGAACCACGTAGCCAAGGCAATCGGGCCGATTGCCAAGCCGCGCGCCGTCGTCGTCGTAAGTGACGTGCCCAAGACGCGCTCAGGCAAGATCATGCGGCGGCTGCTGACCCAGCTGTACGAGGGCACGCCGCTCGGTGACACCACCTCGCTGCAGAATGAAGGGTGCGTGCCGCGGATCGCGGACGTCCTCGCCGCCCGAAACTAA
- a CDS encoding ABC transporter permease — protein sequence MSNPYLTGNSTVPGGVGTGPASVLSPKGTNSPNGTNQNDDDGQGSALPRRKPRGKAVAKLGLGLIVPLALLAAWQLAAVVGLISPVTLPAPTAVFEAAVDLIQRGELRIHIAISTQRVVIGFLIGAIAGLAVGAFVGLSRWVDTLFSPTIGAIRAVPSLAWVPLLMLWVGIGEDSKVILISIGAFFPVFTTVAMALQHVDKNLVEAGRAFGLNGLRLFTTVQLPAVVPSVISGLRLALAQAWLFLVAAELLASSMGLGFLLTDSQNNGRVDRLLLAIVLLAILGKLTDAILGVFEKWAIRKWA from the coding sequence ATGAGCAATCCCTACCTCACCGGTAACAGCACCGTGCCGGGCGGCGTCGGCACCGGCCCCGCTTCGGTTCTCTCGCCGAAGGGGACGAACTCCCCGAACGGGACAAACCAGAACGACGACGACGGCCAGGGCAGCGCACTTCCCCGCCGCAAGCCGCGAGGCAAGGCAGTCGCCAAGCTCGGACTGGGACTCATTGTCCCGCTGGCGCTGTTGGCTGCCTGGCAACTGGCCGCCGTCGTCGGTTTGATCAGTCCGGTCACCCTGCCTGCCCCTACCGCTGTCTTCGAGGCTGCCGTGGACCTGATCCAGCGCGGGGAACTGCGCATCCACATCGCCATTTCGACGCAACGCGTGGTCATCGGCTTCCTGATCGGCGCGATCGCCGGCCTCGCTGTCGGAGCGTTTGTCGGCCTGTCCCGGTGGGTGGACACCCTGTTCTCGCCGACCATCGGCGCCATCCGCGCCGTCCCGTCGCTGGCATGGGTTCCGCTGTTGATGCTCTGGGTGGGGATCGGTGAGGATTCGAAAGTCATCCTCATCTCCATCGGCGCTTTCTTCCCGGTGTTCACCACCGTTGCCATGGCGTTGCAGCACGTGGACAAAAACCTGGTCGAGGCAGGAAGGGCGTTCGGCCTGAACGGCCTGAGGCTGTTCACTACGGTGCAGCTGCCTGCGGTGGTCCCCTCGGTGATTTCCGGTCTGCGGCTGGCGCTCGCGCAGGCGTGGCTGTTCCTGGTGGCGGCTGAGCTCCTGGCGTCCTCGATGGGCCTCGGCTTCCTGCTGACCGATTCCCAGAACAACGGACGGGTGGACCGGCTGCTCCTGGCAATCGTGCTGCTGGCAATCCTCGGCAAGCTCACGGACGCGATTTTGGGTGTTTTCGAGAAGTGGGCTATCCGGAAATGGGCATAA
- a CDS encoding aliphatic sulfonate ABC transporter substrate-binding protein encodes MKSTARIQIAATAAIAALTLSGCVAGENADGSVGEAAAQTGGELTVDFATYNPLSLIIKDQGWLEAELEDEGVTVTWVQSAGSNKANELLRAGEADVASTAGSAALMARANGSPIKTIDIYSQPEWSALVTTADTGIESAEDLRGKSIAATKGTDPYFFLLQSLAEHNVDPSEVTIQNIQHADGWAALNTGSVDAWSGLDPIMAAAEEDGAELFYRNVDFNTYGFLNATESFLEESPELAQAVVNAYEKARQWAQENPEETAAILAEVAGIEESVATKVITERSNLDVNGTPGQAQLDVLEVVGPMFVESGDVASQENIDEALSTLLDDTYATNADPSAIGE; translated from the coding sequence ATGAAGAGCACAGCCCGTATCCAGATCGCCGCCACAGCCGCCATCGCGGCCCTGACCCTCAGCGGCTGCGTTGCCGGCGAGAACGCCGACGGGTCCGTCGGCGAAGCAGCAGCCCAGACCGGCGGAGAACTGACGGTCGACTTCGCCACCTACAACCCGCTCAGCCTCATCATCAAGGACCAGGGCTGGCTCGAGGCCGAGTTGGAGGACGAGGGCGTCACCGTCACCTGGGTCCAGTCCGCCGGTTCGAACAAGGCCAACGAACTGCTCCGCGCCGGTGAAGCTGATGTTGCCTCAACGGCCGGTTCGGCAGCGCTGATGGCCCGCGCCAACGGCTCACCCATCAAAACAATCGACATCTACTCCCAGCCCGAATGGTCCGCACTGGTCACAACGGCGGACACCGGCATCGAATCGGCCGAGGACCTTCGCGGCAAGTCCATCGCCGCCACCAAGGGCACCGACCCCTACTTCTTCCTGCTCCAGTCACTGGCCGAGCACAACGTTGACCCGAGCGAAGTGACCATCCAGAACATCCAGCATGCCGATGGCTGGGCCGCGCTCAACACCGGCTCGGTGGACGCCTGGTCCGGCCTGGACCCCATCATGGCCGCAGCCGAAGAGGACGGCGCCGAGCTGTTCTACCGCAACGTGGACTTCAACACGTACGGCTTCCTGAACGCCACCGAGTCCTTCCTCGAGGAAAGCCCGGAACTGGCACAGGCAGTGGTCAACGCCTATGAGAAGGCACGCCAGTGGGCTCAGGAAAACCCTGAGGAGACCGCGGCGATCCTCGCCGAAGTTGCGGGCATCGAAGAGTCCGTCGCAACCAAGGTCATCACCGAACGGTCCAACCTCGACGTCAACGGAACACCCGGCCAGGCCCAGTTGGACGTGCTCGAGGTGGTCGGCCCCATGTTCGTCGAGTCCGGTGACGTCGCCAGCCAGGAAAACATCGACGAAGCCCTCTCCACGCTTCTCGATGACACCTACGCAACCAACGCCGATCCGTCCGCTATTGGAGAGTAA
- a CDS encoding ABC transporter ATP-binding protein — translation MSTVLRAHRTQATSTEGNQTLPLTFSSLTRSFGSGSEQHVVLRDIDLEVAAGEVLAIVGASGCGKSTLLRAAAGLDAPTSGAVLIDGTAVDGIDPRCAVAFQEPRLLPWLSLRDNIAIGLPKGTSSAAGKAKVEELLGLVELGGFAGHRPREVSGGMAQRASLARALARNPGVLLLDEPFGALDALTRLKMQDLLLRIHQTTPTTVLLVTHDVDEALQLADRVIVLAKEPDLQGATISRVLEVPGDRPRDRGSAELAALRSSLLSSLGVDSHQH, via the coding sequence ATGAGCACCGTTCTTCGAGCGCACCGTACCCAGGCCACTTCCACCGAGGGCAACCAGACACTGCCGCTGACTTTCTCTTCGCTGACCCGAAGTTTCGGGAGCGGTAGCGAGCAGCACGTGGTGCTTCGCGACATCGACCTCGAGGTTGCAGCAGGTGAGGTTCTCGCCATTGTGGGCGCCAGCGGTTGCGGGAAATCGACCCTCCTGCGAGCCGCGGCAGGGTTGGACGCACCCACCAGCGGCGCAGTACTCATCGACGGCACTGCGGTCGACGGGATCGACCCCCGCTGTGCCGTCGCCTTCCAGGAACCCCGTCTCCTCCCCTGGCTCTCGCTGCGGGACAACATCGCAATCGGTCTGCCGAAAGGAACCAGCTCGGCGGCAGGCAAGGCCAAGGTGGAAGAGCTCCTTGGCCTCGTGGAACTGGGCGGCTTCGCCGGTCACCGGCCCCGCGAAGTGTCCGGAGGCATGGCCCAGCGGGCATCGCTGGCGCGTGCACTGGCACGCAACCCGGGTGTCCTGCTCCTCGACGAACCCTTCGGCGCTCTCGATGCCCTGACGCGGCTGAAGATGCAGGACCTCCTGCTGCGTATCCACCAAACCACTCCGACCACGGTCCTGCTGGTCACCCACGATGTCGACGAAGCGCTACAACTCGCCGACCGGGTGATCGTCCTCGCCAAGGAACCGGACCTCCAGGGTGCAACCATCAGCCGCGTGCTGGAGGTTCCGGGTGACCGTCCGCGGGACCGCGGCTCAGCCGAACTTGCCGCGCTACGCAGTTCGCTGCTGAGCAGCCTCGGCGTCGACAGCCACCAGCACTAA
- the map gene encoding type I methionyl aminopeptidase, whose protein sequence is MIEILNPSELARAKEAGALVANILQTVKSRSTVGTNLLDINQWTKAMIAEAGGVSCYVDYEPPFGRGPFGAYICTSVNDAVLHGLPHDYSLADGDLLSLDLAVSQRGIVADSAISFIVGESEPAESVAMIDATERALAAGIAAARPGARIGDISSAIGSVLSAAGYPINTEFGGHGVGSTMHQDPHVANTGRPGRGYVLRPGLLLALEPWVMADTATLAMDADGWTLRSATGCRTAHSEHTIAITDDGAEILTLPKGT, encoded by the coding sequence ATGATTGAAATTCTGAATCCGAGCGAGTTGGCCAGGGCGAAGGAAGCGGGCGCGTTGGTCGCCAACATCCTGCAGACGGTGAAGAGCCGCAGCACGGTCGGGACAAACCTGTTGGACATCAACCAGTGGACCAAAGCGATGATCGCTGAGGCAGGCGGGGTGTCCTGCTACGTCGACTATGAGCCGCCGTTCGGGCGCGGGCCGTTCGGCGCTTATATCTGCACGTCCGTCAATGATGCCGTGCTCCACGGCCTGCCCCATGACTACTCGCTTGCCGACGGCGACCTGCTCTCCCTGGACCTCGCCGTCTCCCAGCGCGGAATCGTCGCAGACTCGGCTATCAGCTTCATCGTTGGCGAGTCAGAGCCGGCGGAGAGCGTTGCGATGATCGATGCCACCGAACGTGCACTGGCTGCAGGGATTGCCGCCGCCAGACCGGGCGCGCGTATCGGCGACATCTCCTCTGCCATCGGTTCAGTCCTCAGTGCAGCGGGATATCCGATCAATACGGAATTCGGGGGTCATGGCGTCGGGTCGACAATGCACCAGGACCCACACGTGGCAAACACTGGACGGCCCGGCAGGGGATACGTCCTGCGCCCGGGGCTTCTGCTGGCGCTGGAGCCGTGGGTCATGGCGGACACTGCAACGTTGGCTATGGACGCCGACGGGTGGACGCTCCGTAGCGCTACAGGCTGCCGGACCGCGCACAGTGAGCACACCATCGCGATCACCGACGACGGCGCGGAAATCCTCACCCTGCCGAAAGGAACCTAG
- a CDS encoding ThuA domain-containing protein, giving the protein MTTALILSGTGRYADPWHPFAETSGAVADLLRGQGLTTETADDVDTTLEGFGDSAAWPDLLVVNVGLPRDGGTSPGTDAASAGLDAWVAGGRPLLALHSSATSFVDSASWEEALGGRWVRDVSMHPKYGTANILLEGSFPVGIPDFTVDDERYSWLRTSPDVVVHARHEHEGHLHPLMWSLERQVATGSARSFYDALGHDAASYSSPEHRELLKRAVDWLLG; this is encoded by the coding sequence ATGACAACTGCACTCATCCTGAGCGGTACCGGCCGGTACGCGGATCCCTGGCACCCGTTCGCGGAGACTTCCGGCGCAGTCGCGGACCTGCTCCGCGGTCAAGGACTCACTACGGAAACAGCCGACGACGTCGACACCACCCTTGAGGGCTTCGGGGACTCCGCTGCCTGGCCGGATTTGCTGGTAGTGAATGTCGGCCTCCCGCGGGACGGCGGAACCTCCCCCGGTACGGATGCCGCCAGTGCCGGCTTGGACGCCTGGGTGGCCGGTGGCCGTCCGCTGCTCGCCCTGCACTCGAGCGCCACGAGCTTTGTCGATTCCGCGTCCTGGGAGGAAGCGCTCGGCGGACGATGGGTACGCGACGTTTCCATGCACCCGAAGTACGGCACAGCAAACATACTGCTCGAGGGCTCCTTCCCCGTCGGTATTCCGGACTTCACTGTCGACGACGAACGCTACAGTTGGCTGCGCACCTCACCGGACGTCGTCGTTCACGCCCGCCACGAACACGAAGGGCACCTGCACCCATTGATGTGGTCGCTGGAGCGACAGGTTGCAACCGGATCGGCACGAAGCTTCTATGACGCACTCGGCCACGACGCGGCGTCGTACTCTTCACCGGAGCACCGCGAACTGTTGAAGCGCGCGGTTGACTGGCTGCTTGGCTAG
- a CDS encoding nucleoside/nucleotide kinase family protein — MTLPELVDRIERMSARQSVVVIGIVGAPGVGKTTLAEQLKASLNRDESDPEQQRFAHIPLDGFHLSDQELTRLGLLERKGAPGTFDAYGYAALLKRLREPRDSAVYAPGFERTIEQPMAGVIPVYPSVRTVITEGNYLLLDRPGWREVRAQCTEVWYCEQDEERRLERLTQRHILFGKSHAAAAEWVERVDESNARLIEATKSRADLVVRVE, encoded by the coding sequence GTGACCCTGCCGGAACTGGTTGATCGAATAGAGCGGATGTCGGCGCGGCAGTCCGTCGTTGTTATTGGAATTGTCGGCGCACCGGGAGTCGGCAAGACGACCTTGGCGGAGCAGTTGAAGGCTTCGCTGAACCGGGACGAATCTGACCCGGAGCAGCAGCGCTTTGCACATATTCCGCTTGACGGGTTCCATCTGTCCGACCAGGAGCTGACGCGCCTGGGTCTTCTGGAGCGCAAGGGAGCGCCCGGGACTTTCGACGCGTACGGCTACGCTGCTCTCTTGAAGCGACTGAGGGAACCGCGGGATTCTGCGGTGTATGCCCCGGGTTTCGAGCGCACCATTGAGCAGCCGATGGCCGGCGTCATCCCCGTGTATCCGTCGGTGCGCACCGTCATCACGGAGGGCAACTACCTGCTGCTTGACCGTCCCGGCTGGCGCGAAGTTCGGGCTCAGTGCACCGAGGTCTGGTACTGCGAGCAGGACGAAGAGCGACGGCTGGAACGACTGACCCAGCGGCACATCCTGTTCGGAAAGAGTCACGCCGCGGCGGCGGAGTGGGTCGAGCGGGTTGATGAGTCGAACGCCCGATTGATCGAGGCGACGAAGAGCAGGGCGGACCTGGTGGTTCGGGTTGAGTAG
- a CDS encoding DUF2975 domain-containing protein, translated as MGKFAVLALQAVIALVIAGSLFIQLWMVPLLSTDLEESGVPTGLRITFNAIVVFGILTVQVSAVCLWKLLAMVRSGTVFSNGAFRYVDIIFGAIAAASVLVFGLAVLLAPGEIAPGVILLTCGASLLIGGVALIVLVLRMLLAQAVARDAEAKHLRDELDEVI; from the coding sequence ATGGGAAAGTTCGCCGTCCTCGCGTTGCAGGCCGTCATCGCGCTGGTCATTGCGGGCTCGTTGTTCATCCAGCTCTGGATGGTGCCGTTGCTCTCCACGGACCTTGAGGAGTCGGGCGTGCCTACCGGGTTGCGCATCACTTTCAACGCGATCGTCGTGTTCGGTATCCTGACGGTTCAGGTGAGCGCCGTCTGCCTCTGGAAGTTGCTCGCCATGGTGCGCAGCGGCACAGTCTTCTCCAACGGAGCGTTCCGGTATGTCGACATCATCTTCGGCGCTATTGCCGCCGCGTCGGTCCTGGTGTTCGGTCTTGCGGTTCTGCTGGCCCCGGGCGAAATTGCTCCGGGGGTCATCCTGCTCACCTGCGGTGCGTCGCTCCTGATCGGTGGTGTCGCGCTGATCGTGCTGGTCCTGCGGATGCTGCTGGCACAGGCAGTAGCGCGGGACGCAGAAGCGAAACACCTGCGCGACGAACTCGACGAGGTCATCTGA
- a CDS encoding helix-turn-helix domain-containing protein → MPIIVDIDVMLARRKMPVGVLAERIGITPANLAVLKNGRAKAVRFTTLEAICEILDCQPGDVLRWERGSSADSNDDGKDGNNDDGGNGSR, encoded by the coding sequence ATGCCCATCATCGTGGACATCGACGTGATGCTGGCCAGACGCAAAATGCCCGTCGGTGTGCTGGCTGAACGCATCGGCATCACCCCGGCCAATCTGGCTGTCCTAAAGAACGGCCGCGCCAAAGCCGTCCGCTTCACCACCCTGGAGGCAATCTGCGAGATTCTGGACTGCCAGCCCGGAGACGTGTTGCGCTGGGAGCGGGGAAGCTCCGCGGACAGCAACGACGACGGCAAAGACGGCAACAACGACGACGGCGGAAACGGCTCACGCTGA
- the corA gene encoding magnesium/cobalt transporter CorA, with translation MAIVDNGVYVDGQRTANPENLDQTFELKRDHGGMAWIGLYRPDDAEIQRVAEEFALHELAVEDAMHGHQRSKLERYGETLFAVLRPARYLDAEEMVEFGELHVFVGPDFIVTIRQAESPNLAKVRTRLEARPELLALGPQAVLYAILDEVVDQYAPVVAGLENDIDEIEDELFSSAPDVARRIYDLSREVIGFQRATHPLRPMLDALLADSEKHDMHSELQPRLRDVQDHVLRIIERIDSFRILLQNALSVHASLVTQRQNEEMRHLSEASLAQSEEVKAISSWAAILFAPTLVGTVYGMNFDFMPELDWPLGYPFALALMLLMGVGLYLTFKRKKWL, from the coding sequence GTGGCCATCGTTGACAACGGCGTGTATGTGGACGGCCAACGGACCGCCAACCCGGAGAATCTGGACCAGACGTTTGAACTCAAGCGTGATCACGGCGGAATGGCCTGGATTGGGTTGTACCGGCCGGATGATGCTGAAATTCAGAGGGTGGCGGAGGAGTTCGCGCTGCATGAACTCGCCGTCGAGGATGCGATGCACGGCCATCAGCGATCCAAGCTCGAACGCTACGGGGAAACCCTCTTCGCGGTCCTCCGGCCAGCCAGGTATCTCGATGCCGAGGAAATGGTGGAGTTCGGGGAACTGCACGTCTTCGTCGGGCCCGATTTCATTGTCACGATCCGCCAGGCTGAATCGCCCAACCTCGCGAAGGTCAGAACGCGACTCGAAGCACGGCCCGAATTACTCGCACTCGGACCCCAGGCAGTGCTCTACGCAATCCTTGACGAGGTCGTCGACCAGTACGCGCCCGTCGTCGCGGGTCTCGAGAACGACATCGACGAGATCGAGGACGAGCTGTTCAGCTCCGCTCCTGACGTAGCACGCCGCATCTATGACCTCTCCCGCGAAGTGATCGGCTTTCAGCGCGCCACGCATCCGCTGCGGCCGATGCTCGATGCGCTCCTGGCGGACTCCGAAAAGCACGACATGCACTCGGAACTGCAGCCCCGCCTGCGGGACGTGCAGGATCACGTGCTGCGCATCATCGAGCGGATCGACTCCTTCCGGATCTTGCTGCAGAACGCGCTCTCGGTCCATGCGAGCCTCGTGACGCAACGGCAGAACGAGGAAATGCGGCACCTCTCCGAAGCGAGCCTGGCGCAGAGCGAGGAGGTCAAGGCGATTTCTTCCTGGGCAGCTATCCTCTTCGCGCCCACGCTGGTCGGCACGGTGTACGGGATGAACTTCGACTTCATGCCTGAGCTGGACTGGCCGCTGGGCTACCCCTTCGCGCTTGCGCTGATGCTGCTGATGGGTGTCGGTCTGTATCTGACGTTCAAACGAAAGAAATGGCTGTAG
- a CDS encoding D-2-hydroxyacid dehydrogenase has product MAELRVFVPTPLPEPLCELIEELEPRIELVRDQSLLPPQLYAGDHQGARDFRRTLSQQAKYERLIDSAEALYGVPGQSGQELRRTARANPHLRWVHTTPAGGGSQVKAAQLTPDELERITFTTSGGVHAEPLAEFAVFGVLAGAQGVPQLLEDQRNRVWGARRPVPLVANQRVAVVGLGGIGRAVARKLGALGADVVGVHRRDVDADGVSGIVPPERLGALLPDVDAVVLCLPATESTRHMLSRELLEQVKEGITVVNVGRGVTVDEEALIGALRDGRVGFAALDVFEQEPLPADSPLWGLPNVLVSPHNAGTYEEEERKIAELFAENARRLLDGEPLLNVVDTVEFY; this is encoded by the coding sequence GTGGCCGAGCTTCGCGTCTTTGTACCCACTCCCCTACCCGAACCGCTCTGCGAACTGATCGAAGAGCTGGAGCCGCGCATCGAGTTGGTCCGGGACCAGTCGCTGCTGCCTCCTCAGCTCTACGCGGGCGACCATCAGGGCGCCAGGGACTTCCGGCGGACGCTATCGCAACAGGCAAAATACGAGCGCCTCATTGACAGCGCGGAGGCCCTCTATGGCGTGCCCGGCCAATCGGGGCAGGAGTTGCGCCGCACTGCCCGCGCCAACCCGCACCTTCGGTGGGTCCACACCACTCCCGCAGGTGGCGGCAGCCAGGTGAAGGCGGCGCAGCTCACTCCCGACGAGCTTGAGCGCATCACGTTCACCACCTCAGGCGGCGTGCACGCCGAACCGCTGGCCGAGTTCGCAGTGTTCGGCGTCCTTGCCGGCGCGCAGGGCGTGCCCCAGTTACTGGAGGATCAGCGCAACCGCGTCTGGGGAGCACGGCGCCCGGTGCCGCTGGTGGCAAACCAGCGTGTCGCCGTCGTCGGGCTGGGCGGAATTGGACGCGCGGTGGCGCGCAAACTGGGTGCGCTGGGAGCCGACGTCGTGGGTGTGCATCGACGCGACGTCGACGCAGATGGTGTCTCGGGAATCGTCCCGCCGGAGCGCCTTGGCGCTCTTCTTCCGGACGTTGACGCCGTGGTGTTGTGCCTGCCCGCCACCGAATCGACCCGCCACATGCTCAGCCGCGAGCTGTTGGAACAGGTGAAGGAGGGCATCACCGTGGTCAACGTCGGCCGAGGTGTCACCGTGGATGAGGAAGCGCTCATCGGGGCGCTCAGGGACGGGCGGGTCGGTTTTGCCGCGCTCGACGTTTTCGAACAGGAGCCGCTGCCGGCTGACAGCCCGCTGTGGGGACTTCCGAACGTCTTGGTAAGCCCCCACAATGCAGGAACGTACGAGGAAGAGGAACGGAAGATCGCCGAGCTCTTTGCGGAGAATGCCCGGCGGCTCCTCGACGGCGAACCGCTCCTCAATGTTGTTGACACTGTGGAGTTCTACTAG